One Pseudomonas abieticivorans genomic region harbors:
- the bcsB gene encoding cellulose biosynthesis cyclic di-GMP-binding regulatory protein BcsB has translation MADAPADDAATVHYSRTLKALGKSYSMTLKGVEATDSVNFDVRADELVTAAQLTLDYSYSQALLADLSQINVLVNDQVAATLPLPKAQAGTPQRQVVQIPAQLITEFNRLSLQFIGHYTMQCEDPLHSSLWARISNDSLLDLTLTPIAQPNDLANWPLPFFDRRDARPLNLPFVFASAPDNATLEAAGTLSSRFGALASYRGARFGAQIGQLPASGNAVIFVSGREAQTVAGLSLPAPQGPTLSLLTHPGDPLGKLLIVAGRDSAELKVAASALALGGKGLSGQSVTIGSVDALKPRRPYDAPNWLPSDRPVRLGELATAGQLNVAGYNPGQITVPLRLPPDLFSWRESGAPLNLKYRYTPQPVATNSSLLISFNDSFIQSIALPSVDKLGAANSVLAALKSDDSLARESHLLLPLNAVALQSRLQFRFMYDYIKQGDCRDIIIDNMRGVIDPDSTLDLSHYEHFMAMPNLGVFKDSGFPFTRLADLSETAVVLPEHPSPAELGAYLTVLGRFGESTGYPATGVSVVQADPLARLRDKDLLVLATAVDQPLLEQWQRFMPVALAGEERYFELSDLPLRVRDWLSPDPKANLREARDSLRYTAADEGAYLAGFQSPLQRGRSVVLMIAARPQGLGEVTDALMDNGEDAHPLQGSLVVIKGKLVESLVAEQDYYIGSLGPWRWLQWHLSQNVWLMLLATTSAVGLLAAIAYLALRAQAKRRLGE, from the coding sequence TTGGCCGATGCACCGGCCGATGACGCTGCAACCGTTCACTACAGCCGCACACTCAAGGCATTGGGCAAAAGCTACTCGATGACCCTCAAGGGCGTGGAGGCAACCGACAGCGTCAATTTCGACGTGCGCGCCGACGAACTGGTGACCGCTGCCCAGTTGACCCTGGATTACAGCTATTCCCAGGCCTTGCTGGCCGACCTGTCGCAAATCAACGTGCTGGTGAACGACCAGGTGGCCGCCACCCTGCCCTTGCCCAAGGCGCAGGCCGGCACCCCGCAGCGACAGGTCGTGCAGATCCCCGCGCAATTGATTACCGAGTTCAACCGCCTGAGCCTGCAGTTCATCGGCCACTACACGATGCAGTGCGAAGACCCGCTGCACTCCAGCCTCTGGGCACGCATCAGCAACGACAGCCTACTGGACCTGACACTCACGCCCATCGCCCAACCCAATGACTTGGCGAACTGGCCGCTGCCATTTTTTGATCGTCGCGATGCCCGGCCGCTGAACCTGCCGTTCGTGTTTGCCAGCGCACCGGACAACGCCACCCTGGAGGCTGCCGGCACCTTGTCGTCACGGTTTGGTGCACTGGCCAGTTACCGGGGCGCACGCTTTGGCGCGCAAATCGGGCAACTGCCTGCCAGTGGTAACGCGGTGATATTCGTCAGTGGGCGTGAGGCGCAGACCGTTGCCGGTCTCAGCCTGCCTGCCCCGCAGGGGCCTACGCTGAGCCTGCTCACTCACCCCGGCGACCCACTGGGCAAACTGTTGATCGTGGCCGGCCGCGATAGCGCCGAGCTCAAGGTTGCGGCCAGCGCGTTGGCTTTGGGTGGCAAGGGCTTATCGGGGCAAAGCGTGACCATTGGCAGTGTCGACGCGCTCAAACCGCGACGCCCCTACGACGCGCCCAACTGGTTACCCTCTGATCGTCCGGTACGCCTTGGCGAACTGGCCACGGCTGGCCAACTCAATGTGGCCGGCTACAACCCGGGGCAGATCACCGTGCCCCTGCGTCTGCCACCGGATCTGTTCAGCTGGCGCGAAAGTGGCGCACCGTTGAACCTCAAATACCGATACACCCCACAGCCGGTGGCCACCAACTCGTCCTTGCTGATCAGCTTCAATGACAGTTTCATCCAGTCGATCGCGCTCCCTTCGGTGGACAAGCTTGGCGCTGCGAACAGCGTGCTGGCCGCCTTGAAAAGCGATGACAGCCTGGCCCGCGAGTCGCATCTGCTGCTGCCGCTCAATGCGGTAGCGCTGCAATCGCGCCTGCAATTTCGCTTCATGTACGACTACATCAAGCAGGGCGATTGCCGCGACATCATCATCGACAACATGCGCGGGGTGATCGACCCGGACTCGACCCTGGACCTGAGCCATTACGAACACTTCATGGCCATGCCCAACCTTGGGGTATTCAAGGACAGTGGCTTCCCGTTCACGCGCCTGGCCGACCTGTCGGAAACCGCCGTGGTGCTACCCGAGCACCCCAGCCCCGCTGAGCTTGGCGCCTACCTCACGGTGTTGGGGCGTTTCGGCGAGTCCACCGGCTACCCCGCCACGGGTGTCAGCGTCGTGCAAGCCGACCCACTGGCACGCCTGCGCGACAAAGACTTGTTGGTTCTGGCCACTGCCGTTGACCAACCGTTGCTGGAACAGTGGCAGCGGTTCATGCCAGTGGCACTTGCGGGTGAGGAGCGCTATTTCGAACTGTCGGACCTGCCCCTGCGCGTACGCGACTGGTTGAGCCCAGACCCCAAGGCCAACCTGCGCGAAGCCCGCGACAGCCTGCGTTACACGGCTGCAGATGAGGGCGCCTACCTCGCAGGCTTTCAGTCGCCCTTGCAGCGCGGGCGCAGCGTGGTGCTGATGATCGCTGCCCGCCCCCAAGGCCTGGGCGAGGTGACCGACGCGCTCATGGACAACGGTGAAGACGCCCATCCCTTGCAAGGCAGTCTGGTGGTGATCAAGGGCAAGCTCGTTGAGTCACTGGTGGCTGAGCAGGACTATTACATCGGCAGCCTGGGCCCTTGGCGTTGGCTGCAATGGCACCTGTCGCAAAACGTCTGGCTGATGCTCCTGGCCACCACCAGCGCGGTAGGCTTGCTGGCCGCTATCGCTTACCTGGCTTTGCGAGCGCAGGCCAAGCGGCGCCTGGGCGAATGA